Proteins encoded within one genomic window of Scyliorhinus canicula unplaced genomic scaffold, sScyCan1.1, whole genome shotgun sequence:
- the LOC119960784 gene encoding zinc finger protein 628-like, with product MPPLEKDKLIFREMLESETEIVMEMLRTPGLIVEGAMAESEASSGSRGPPGPHAYQCLECGKSFKWSSRLAHHQRSHTGERPYKCSECGKAFKGSSALLYHQRGHTGERPYKCSECGKAFKRASLLAVHQSVHTGARVFRCALCGLTFKWSSHYQYHLRQHTGERPYGCSECGKAFRNSSSLSRHRRVHTGARPYPCQLCGKAFAQSANLRQHQRTHSGERPYACGECGRAFTHSSNLLLHRRTHTGQRAHRCPVCAKSFATPAYLQRHLRCHPGQAPAPPPPPPPAAAGRASPGDEAPYQCAICERSFAQLAGVLAHQRGHTAEQRLVQAEAEVTCAAPPPPLPPPPAPPAAPAAPAPERGRPYQCADCGKAFKGSSGLRYHQRGHTGERPYKCSECGKAFKRASLLAVHQRVHTGARVFRCALCGLTFKWSSHYQYHLRQHTGERPYGCSECGKAFRNSSSLSRHRHLHTGARPYPCQLCGKAFAQSSNLRQHQRTHTGERPYACGECGKTFTHSSNLLLHRRTHSAQRPHACPVCAKSFAVASYLQRHLRTHATEPPPQPVTPPAPPALQTLPTIQIIHTVQALPTVQLVQTF from the exons ACCCCGGGCCTGATCGTGGAGGGTGCGATGGCGGAGAGCGAGGCTTCGAGCGGGAGCCGGGGCCCGCCCGGCCCTCATGCCTACCAGTGCCTGGAGTGCGGCAAGAGCTTCAAGTGGTCGTCACGGCTGGCCCACCACCAGCGCAGCCATACTGGCGAGCGGCCCTACAAGTGCTCGGAGTGCGGCAAGGCCTTCAAGGGGTCGTCGGCGCTGTTGTACCACCAGCGCGGGCACACGGGCGAGCGGCCCTACAAGTGCTCGGAGTGCGGCAAGGCCTTCAAGCGGGCCTCGCTGCTGGCCGTCCACCAGAGCGTCCACACGGGCGCCCGGGTCTTCCGTTGCGCCCTGTGCGGCCTAACCTTCAAGTGGTCCTCCCACTACCAGTACCACCTGCGCCAACACACCGGGGAGCGGCCTTACGGCTGCTCGGAGTGCGGCAAGGCCTTCCGcaactcctccagcctctcccGGCACCGGCGGGTCCACACGGGGGCCCGGCCCTACCCCTGCCAGCTCTGCGGCAAGGCCTTCGCCCAGTCCGCCAACCTGCGCCAGCACCAGCGCACCCACTCGGGCGAGAGGCCGTACGCCTGCGGCGAGTGCGGCCGGGCCTTCACCCACTCCTCCAACCTCCTGCTCCACCGCCGCACCCACACGGGTCAGCGCGCCCACCGCTGCCCGGTCTGCGCCAAGTCCTTCGCCACCCCGGCCTACCTGCAGCGCCACCTGCGCTGCCACCCCGGCcaggcccccgccccgccgcccccgcccccccccgccgccgccggaCGAG ccagccccggcGACGAGGCGCCCTACCAGTGCGCCATCTGCGAGCGCAGCTTCGCCCAGCTGGCGGGCGTGCTGGCCCACCAGCGCGGCCACACCGCCGAGCAGCGGCTGGTGCAGGCGGAGGCGGAGGTGACCTGCgctgccccgcctccccccctcccgccccccccggccccccccgccgCGCCCGCCGCCCCGGCCCCCGAGCGGGGCCGCCCCTACCAGTGCGCCGACTGCGGCAAGGCCTTCAAGGGCTCGTCGGGCCTCCGCTACCACCAGCGCGGGCACACCGGCGAGAGGCCCTACAAGTGCTCGGAGTGCGGCAAGGCCTTCAAGCGAGCCTCGCTGCTGGCCGTCCACCAGCGCGTCCACACGGGCGCCCGGGTCTTCCGTTGCGCCCTCTGCGGCCTGACCTTCAAGTGGTCCTCCCACTACCAGTACCACCTGCGCCAGCACACCGGGGAGCGCCCCTACGGCTGCTCGGAGTGCGGCAAGGCCTTCCGcaactcctccagcctctcccGGCACCGGCACCTCCACACGGGGGCCCGGCCCTACCCCTGCCAGCTCTGCGGCAAGGCCTTCGCCCAGTCCTCCAACCTGCGCCAGCACCAGCGCACCCACACGGGCGAGAGGCCGTACGCCTGCGGCGAGTGCGGCAAAACCTTCACCCACTCCTCCAACCTCCTGCTGCACCggcgcacccactcggcccagCGCCCGCACGCCTGCCCGGTCTGCGCCAAGTCCTTCGCCGTGGCCTCCTACCTGCAGCGCCACCTGCGCACCCACGCCACCGAGCCCCCGCCCCAGCCCGTgactccgcccgccccccccgccctccagaCCCTGCCCACCATACAGATCATCCACACCGTGCAGGCGCTGCCAACCGTCCAGCTGGTGCAAACGTTCTGA